A genomic window from Streptomyces sp. HUAS YS2 includes:
- a CDS encoding DUF1772 domain-containing protein: MLEEVLSGVVLIGTGTVTGIFVAVLVSVGPAMSAMGRAEYLRAHALLGRGYHPLMPVLVNVVTLSGFALGWLSESPGRVLFPVASVLLLGVQAVSHLGNVPINRSLSGLAADGPWQDPRPLWRAWHRLRTALAALALTAVTVAVLAAP, from the coding sequence ATGCTTGAGGAAGTGCTGAGCGGGGTCGTGCTGATCGGGACGGGGACCGTCACGGGGATCTTCGTGGCTGTCCTGGTCAGCGTGGGTCCCGCCATGTCGGCCATGGGACGCGCCGAGTACCTCCGCGCCCACGCCCTGCTGGGCCGGGGCTACCACCCGCTGATGCCCGTCCTGGTCAACGTCGTGACCCTCAGCGGGTTCGCGCTCGGCTGGCTCTCCGAGTCGCCGGGCCGGGTGCTGTTCCCGGTGGCGTCCGTCCTGCTCCTCGGGGTGCAGGCGGTCTCGCACCTCGGCAACGTGCCGATCAACCGCTCGCTGAGCGGGCTCGCCGCGGACGGCCCCTGGCAGGACCCGCGGCCGCTGTGGCGGGCCTGGCACCGGCTGCGCACCGCGCTCGCCGCGCTCGCCCTCACGGCCGTCACCGTCGCGGTGCTCGCCGCCCCCTGA
- a CDS encoding SchA/CurD-like domain-containing protein: protein MPLDAITYRVRPGHEDELTEVFSPHNFTRVDSPVIKDDAGTTVGMLLGTGLFAQGDTVIRVIHHDGVSVARVARHMSVQSGVHQAERAILPYLAEARDTETPEGFRAHFHRSLMTVLEQHSPDERPAAGTVALRHPLRRGAGAELAQARATANRRASLPLSDDHPTIVRTALFLHADTLVRVVQYDGHPYDVVGFLTDRCFGQDADAWLEPYLEQSERPTHPDAYLALVHEQAMVSISHMSVLGVD from the coding sequence ATGCCACTGGACGCCATCACCTACCGCGTCCGCCCCGGCCACGAGGACGAACTGACCGAGGTGTTCTCGCCGCACAACTTCACCCGGGTCGACTCGCCGGTCATCAAGGACGACGCGGGCACCACCGTCGGAATGCTGCTCGGCACGGGCCTGTTCGCGCAGGGCGACACCGTGATCCGGGTGATCCACCACGACGGTGTCAGCGTCGCCCGGGTCGCCCGGCACATGTCGGTGCAGTCGGGGGTCCACCAGGCGGAGCGGGCGATCCTGCCCTATCTCGCCGAAGCCCGCGACACCGAGACCCCCGAGGGGTTCCGGGCGCACTTCCACCGCAGTCTCATGACCGTCCTCGAACAGCACAGCCCCGACGAACGACCCGCGGCCGGCACCGTCGCCCTGCGCCATCCGCTGCGCCGGGGCGCCGGCGCGGAACTGGCCCAGGCGCGGGCCACCGCCAACCGCCGGGCGTCACTGCCGCTCTCGGACGACCACCCGACGATCGTCCGCACGGCGCTGTTCCTGCACGCGGACACCCTGGTCCGCGTGGTCCAGTACGACGGACACCCCTACGACGTCGTCGGGTTCCTGACCGACCGCTGTTTCGGGCAGGACGCCGACGCCTGGCTGGAGCCCTACCTGGAGCAGAGCGAACGGCCCACCCACCCCGACGCCTACCTGGCCCTCGTGCACGAACAGGCCATGGTGTCGATCTCGCACATGTCCGTCCTGGGCGTCGACTGA
- a CDS encoding antibiotic biosynthesis monooxygenase, producing the protein MTRPAPELRVLLRIRIEPGHEAEFEELWLAHSRTVRTFPDNHGQQLLTGGTGDYTVLTDWTDEPAFRAFEQSPEQQAYLQRLWPMRAGGEMQLLAPLHECSSDVEFQEEPVSVQQEQVTELIELVESVPSKQLEAAVAEREGGLDAALTLVFELLVSEFNPKKADGQKGVFQFDIASTEGQKLHYVHVEAGECRTDKGQHDSPDITIGIKFPDMMAMGVGKLPGAKAFLTGKLKLRGSPLMGTKLGEWFDHPEV; encoded by the coding sequence GTGACCCGGCCCGCGCCGGAGCTGCGGGTCCTGCTCCGGATCCGGATCGAGCCCGGGCACGAGGCGGAGTTCGAGGAGCTGTGGCTCGCCCACTCCCGTACCGTGCGCACCTTCCCCGACAACCACGGCCAGCAGCTGCTGACCGGGGGGACGGGCGACTACACCGTACTGACGGACTGGACGGACGAGCCGGCCTTCCGTGCCTTCGAGCAGAGCCCCGAGCAGCAGGCGTATCTCCAGCGGCTGTGGCCGATGCGGGCGGGCGGCGAGATGCAGCTGCTCGCCCCGCTCCATGAATGTTCTTCGGACGTCGAGTTCCAGGAGGAACCGGTGAGTGTGCAGCAGGAACAGGTGACCGAGCTGATCGAGCTCGTCGAGTCGGTGCCGTCCAAGCAGCTGGAGGCGGCCGTCGCCGAGCGCGAGGGCGGTCTGGACGCGGCGCTGACGCTGGTCTTCGAGCTCCTCGTCTCGGAGTTCAACCCGAAGAAGGCGGACGGCCAGAAGGGCGTCTTCCAGTTCGACATCGCCTCCACCGAGGGCCAGAAGCTCCACTACGTGCACGTCGAGGCCGGCGAGTGCCGCACCGACAAGGGGCAGCACGACAGCCCGGACATCACCATCGGGATCAAGTTCCCCGACATGATGGCGATGGGCGTGGGCAAGCTGCCCGGCGCGAAGGCGTTCCTGACCGGCAAGCTGAAGCTGCGCGGCAGCCCGCTGATGGGCACCAAGCTCGGCGAGTGGTTCGACCACCCCGAGGTGTGA
- a CDS encoding SRPBCC family protein: protein MAATDNSIVVAAPMDLVWDMTNDVASWPQLFSEYAAAEILERDGATLRFRLTLYPDENGQVWSWVSERTPDPETRTVRARRIETGPFEFMDLYWTYEQTDAGVEMRWRQEFEVREGLPFGNAEMTDRLNTNTRREMARIKDLVEQAAAQRTEAVGS, encoded by the coding sequence ATGGCGGCCACCGACAACAGCATCGTCGTCGCCGCGCCGATGGATCTGGTGTGGGACATGACGAACGACGTCGCGTCCTGGCCGCAGCTGTTCTCCGAGTACGCGGCGGCCGAGATCCTGGAGCGCGACGGGGCCACCCTGCGCTTCCGGCTGACCCTGTACCCGGACGAGAACGGCCAGGTGTGGAGCTGGGTCTCCGAGCGCACCCCGGACCCCGAGACGCGGACGGTGCGCGCCCGGCGGATCGAGACCGGTCCGTTCGAGTTCATGGACCTGTACTGGACGTACGAGCAGACCGACGCCGGCGTGGAGATGCGCTGGCGGCAGGAGTTCGAGGTCCGCGAGGGCCTGCCGTTCGGCAACGCCGAGATGACGGACCGGCTGAACACCAACACCCGCCGTGAGATGGCCCGGATCAAGGACCTGGTGGAGCAGGCGGCGGCGCAGCGGACGGAAGCGGTGGGGTCGTGA
- a CDS encoding acyl carrier protein, with protein MSSTTMTFGDLKEIMSRCTGETEELTEEHLAVDFTDIGYDSLAVLEIASQVQREYGLQIPDEAIEDMNSPQDVIDYVNTSLAAA; from the coding sequence ATGAGCAGCACCACCATGACCTTCGGCGACCTCAAGGAGATCATGAGCCGGTGCACCGGCGAGACCGAGGAGCTGACCGAGGAGCACCTCGCGGTCGACTTCACCGACATCGGCTACGACTCCCTCGCGGTCCTGGAGATAGCCAGCCAGGTCCAGCGCGAGTACGGCCTGCAGATCCCCGACGAGGCCATCGAGGACATGAACTCGCCGCAGGACGTGATCGATTACGTCAACACCAGCCTCGCGGCGGCCTGA
- a CDS encoding ketosynthase chain-length factor, protein MNAPVITGLGVVAPNGLDREAWWQATLDGKSGLGRISRFDPDRYPVRVAGEATGFDPADHAPQRLVSETDPMTQYAFAATNEALTDAAVDPESFADLDMAVITANSSGGVEFGQRELQKLYAEGPQAVGAYMAIAWFYAATTGQLSIRHGMRGPCSVLCSEQAGGLDALAQARRVLGKGTRLVLSGGTDASLSPYGLVCQLSNGRLSEEPHPDRAFVPFDRTASGYVPGEGGAILVVESREDARDREAPRVYGEIAGYAATFDPRPGSGRPPGLRRAAELALAEAGAAPADIDVVFADGYGVPELDRQEAEAITAVFGPGAVPVSLPKTMTGRLYAGGAALDVAAAALALRDQVIPPSVNVRPDPEHRLDVVTDRPREARLRSALVLSRGYGGFNAAMVVRSV, encoded by the coding sequence ATGAACGCTCCCGTGATCACCGGTCTGGGGGTGGTCGCACCCAACGGCCTGGACCGCGAGGCCTGGTGGCAGGCGACGCTGGACGGCAAGTCCGGGCTCGGCCGGATCAGCCGGTTCGACCCGGACCGGTACCCGGTGCGGGTGGCCGGCGAGGCCACCGGCTTCGACCCGGCGGACCACGCGCCGCAGCGGCTGGTCAGCGAGACCGACCCGATGACGCAGTACGCGTTCGCCGCGACGAACGAGGCGCTGACCGACGCGGCCGTGGACCCGGAGTCCTTCGCCGACCTGGACATGGCGGTCATCACCGCCAACTCCTCGGGCGGTGTCGAGTTCGGCCAGCGCGAGCTGCAGAAGCTGTACGCCGAGGGGCCGCAGGCCGTGGGCGCGTACATGGCCATTGCCTGGTTCTACGCGGCGACGACCGGCCAGCTGTCGATCCGGCACGGCATGCGCGGCCCGTGCTCGGTGCTCTGCTCCGAGCAGGCCGGCGGCCTGGACGCGCTGGCGCAGGCCCGGCGGGTGCTCGGCAAGGGCACCCGGCTGGTGCTGTCCGGCGGCACCGACGCCTCGCTCTCCCCGTACGGCCTGGTCTGCCAGCTGTCCAACGGCAGGCTCAGCGAGGAGCCGCACCCGGACCGCGCGTTCGTGCCCTTCGACCGCACGGCGAGCGGGTACGTCCCCGGCGAGGGCGGCGCGATCCTCGTCGTGGAGAGCCGCGAGGACGCCCGGGACCGTGAGGCGCCCCGGGTGTACGGCGAGATCGCGGGCTACGCGGCGACGTTCGACCCGCGTCCCGGCTCGGGCCGGCCACCGGGTCTGCGGCGGGCCGCCGAACTGGCACTCGCCGAGGCCGGCGCCGCGCCCGCGGACATCGACGTGGTCTTCGCCGACGGCTACGGCGTACCGGAGCTCGACCGGCAGGAGGCCGAGGCGATCACCGCGGTCTTCGGGCCCGGCGCGGTCCCGGTGTCGCTGCCCAAGACGATGACCGGCCGGCTCTACGCGGGTGGCGCGGCGCTGGACGTCGCGGCCGCGGCACTCGCCCTGCGCGACCAGGTGATCCCGCCGTCGGTCAACGTGCGCCCCGACCCGGAGCACCGGCTCGACGTGGTGACGGACCGGCCCCGCGAGGCGCGGCTGCGCAGCGCCCTGGTCCTGAGCCGCGGCTACGGCGGGTTCAACGCCGCGATGGTCGTCCGGTCCGTATGA